A stretch of the Bradyrhizobium arachidis genome encodes the following:
- the glgA gene encoding glycogen synthase GlgA, with protein sequence MDDFVRVGGLGAVSAALPRALRPFADIRIMLPGYRDIIEQLTHLQIVGRCPAFAEMPACTLGRAATRDGLPVYVLLCSQLYDRPGNPYGDESGRDWPDNDIRFARFASAAAELAMGSLDKNWAADLIHANDWQASLVPAYLAWRGAKLPSILTIHNLAYQGLFPKESLRRIGAPESSFHIDGTEFYDQLSFLKAGLVYASHLTTVSGTYAREITTEEFGCGLEGLLRVRSDASELTGILNGIDESWDPRSCAQLAQQFGAGDWVGKRANADYVRKQFGLAVSRGPIFGIVARLVHQKGIDLVLSAADEILDAGGQIVVTGSGEPALEQALIDAHRRRPDAIGVAIGFNEAQARRIFAGSDFTLMPSRFEPCGLSQMYAQRFGSLPIGHQTGGLAETITDGETGFLFTQPSRDSLLGGIRRAFSTFIAQDRLDSMRRSAMARSFSWTISASCYSALYRKIASA encoded by the coding sequence ATGGACGACTTTGTCCGCGTGGGCGGACTAGGCGCCGTTTCTGCTGCGCTTCCCCGCGCGCTCCGTCCCTTCGCCGATATCCGGATCATGTTGCCCGGCTATCGCGACATCATCGAACAACTCACGCATCTTCAAATCGTTGGCCGCTGTCCGGCATTCGCGGAGATGCCGGCCTGCACACTGGGCCGGGCCGCCACCCGCGACGGCCTGCCGGTCTATGTGCTGCTGTGCTCGCAGCTCTACGACCGTCCCGGCAATCCCTATGGCGACGAGTCCGGACGCGACTGGCCCGACAACGACATCCGCTTCGCGCGCTTTGCGTCAGCGGCTGCCGAGCTTGCCATGGGCAGCCTGGACAAAAATTGGGCAGCAGACCTGATCCATGCCAATGACTGGCAGGCTTCGCTCGTGCCGGCCTACCTCGCCTGGCGCGGCGCAAAGTTGCCGTCGATCCTGACCATCCACAATCTCGCCTATCAGGGCCTCTTCCCGAAGGAGTCGCTACGGCGGATCGGCGCACCGGAGAGCTCATTCCACATAGACGGGACCGAGTTCTACGACCAGCTCTCCTTCCTCAAGGCCGGGCTGGTCTATGCCTCGCATCTCACCACCGTCAGCGGCACCTATGCCCGCGAGATCACCACGGAGGAATTCGGCTGCGGCCTCGAAGGCCTGTTGCGCGTGCGCTCCGACGCATCCGAGCTCACCGGCATCTTGAACGGCATCGACGAGAGCTGGGATCCGCGTTCCTGCGCACAGCTCGCGCAACAGTTTGGCGCCGGCGATTGGGTCGGCAAGCGCGCGAACGCCGATTATGTGCGCAAGCAGTTCGGGCTCGCAGTGTCACGCGGGCCGATATTCGGCATCGTCGCCCGCCTCGTGCATCAAAAGGGCATCGATCTTGTCCTGTCGGCGGCCGACGAGATTCTGGACGCTGGCGGACAGATCGTGGTCACCGGCTCCGGCGAGCCGGCGCTGGAGCAGGCGCTGATCGACGCGCATCGCAGGCGGCCGGATGCCATCGGCGTTGCGATCGGCTTCAACGAGGCCCAGGCGCGGCGCATCTTCGCGGGCAGCGATTTTACGCTGATGCCGTCGCGCTTCGAGCCGTGCGGGTTGAGCCAGATGTATGCGCAGCGGTTCGGCTCGCTGCCGATCGGCCATCAGACCGGCGGATTGGCCGAAACCATCACCGACGGCGAGACCGGCTTCCTGTTCACCCAGCCGTCGCGGGACTCGCTGCTCGGCGGCATCCGCCGCGCATTCTCGACCTTCATCGCACAGGACCGCCTCGACTCGATGCGCCGCAGCGCCATGGCGCGGTCGTTCAGCTGGACCATTTCAGCGTCCTGCTACAGCGCACTGTATCGGAAAATCGCGTCGGCGTGA
- a CDS encoding cation-translocating P-type ATPase produces MQVTRDFSHYVKAAGPGLQHIDLAVEGVHCAGCMAKIERGLSAMPDVTLARVNLTNRRVALEWKEGTLDPISFIDRLAELGYKAYPFETASAEATEVEESRFLLRCLGVAAFATMNVMMLSIPVWSGNVSDMLPEQRDFFHWLSALIALPAAAYAGQPFFRSAWRALSNKTTNMDVPISIGVILALGMSVVETIHHAEHAYFDAAIMLLTFLLVGRFLDQNMRRRTRAVAGNLAALKAETAAKFVRPDEVSQVPVGAIHPGDIVLLRPGERCAVDGTVIEGRSEIDQSLITGETLYVTAEQGTPVYAGSMNVSGTLRVRVSAASEATLLAEITRLLDNALQARSRYMRLADRASRLYAPVVHAAALLTVLGWVFWGASWHDAIVTGVAVLIITCPCALGLAIPTVQTVASGAMFKSGVLLNSGDAIERLAEADHVIFDKTGTLTLPDLEVVNASGIPADIFKLAGQLALSSHHPVAAAVALAAGAKSPILSAVEEAGQGVRATVDGVEIRLGRPSFCGAEHLVMDAELDPEASVVAFSKGAERFVISVRQGLRPDAKAVIAALQARKIGVEILSGDREAAVTAAARALGIVEWRAGVTPADKIARIEELKARGMKVLMVGDGMNDAPSLAAAHVSMSPISAAHLSQATADLVFLGKPLAPVVVAIDFSRKALHLMRQNLWLAIGYNFLAVPIAISGIVTPLIAAAAMSGSSILVMLNALRARNAARRI; encoded by the coding sequence ATGCAGGTCACGCGGGATTTTTCACACTACGTCAAGGCGGCAGGTCCAGGCCTGCAACACATCGATCTTGCGGTCGAGGGCGTTCACTGCGCCGGCTGCATGGCGAAGATCGAACGCGGCCTGTCGGCCATGCCTGATGTCACGCTGGCGCGGGTCAATCTGACCAATCGCCGAGTCGCACTGGAATGGAAAGAGGGCACGCTCGATCCTATCAGCTTCATCGATCGCCTCGCCGAGCTCGGCTACAAGGCCTATCCGTTCGAGACGGCGAGTGCGGAGGCAACCGAGGTCGAGGAATCGCGCTTCCTCTTGCGCTGTCTCGGAGTTGCTGCCTTCGCCACTATGAATGTGATGATGCTGTCGATCCCGGTGTGGTCGGGCAACGTCTCGGACATGCTGCCCGAGCAGCGCGATTTCTTCCACTGGCTGTCGGCGCTGATCGCGCTGCCGGCGGCGGCCTATGCCGGCCAGCCCTTCTTCCGCTCCGCCTGGCGCGCGTTGTCGAACAAGACCACCAACATGGACGTGCCGATCTCGATCGGCGTGATCCTGGCGCTCGGCATGTCCGTGGTCGAGACCATCCACCACGCCGAGCACGCCTATTTCGACGCCGCAATCATGCTGCTGACGTTCCTCCTGGTCGGTCGCTTCCTCGACCAGAACATGCGGCGGCGGACTCGCGCGGTTGCCGGCAACCTCGCGGCGCTGAAGGCCGAGACGGCGGCAAAATTCGTCCGCCCTGACGAGGTCTCGCAGGTGCCGGTCGGAGCGATCCATCCCGGCGACATCGTGCTGCTGCGGCCGGGCGAGCGCTGCGCCGTCGACGGCACGGTGATCGAGGGGCGGTCCGAGATCGACCAGAGCCTGATCACCGGCGAGACTCTCTACGTCACGGCCGAACAGGGCACGCCGGTCTACGCCGGTTCGATGAATGTATCGGGCACACTGCGGGTGCGGGTATCGGCGGCCTCCGAGGCCACGCTGCTCGCCGAGATCACGCGCCTGCTCGACAACGCATTGCAGGCGCGTTCGCGCTATATGCGGCTCGCCGACCGCGCGTCGCGGCTTTATGCGCCGGTTGTGCATGCCGCAGCTCTCCTCACCGTTCTCGGCTGGGTGTTTTGGGGCGCGAGCTGGCACGATGCGATCGTCACTGGCGTCGCCGTGCTCATCATCACCTGTCCCTGCGCGCTCGGGCTCGCGATCCCGACGGTGCAGACCGTCGCCTCTGGGGCGATGTTCAAGTCAGGCGTGCTGCTCAACTCCGGCGATGCCATCGAGCGGCTGGCGGAGGCCGACCACGTCATCTTCGACAAGACGGGGACGCTGACGCTGCCCGACCTCGAAGTGGTCAACGCGTCGGGGATTCCTGCCGATATCTTCAAGCTCGCGGGACAGCTTGCGCTGTCGAGCCATCATCCGGTGGCGGCCGCAGTCGCGCTAGCCGCCGGCGCGAAATCGCCGATCCTCAGTGCGGTCGAGGAGGCCGGGCAGGGCGTGCGTGCGACGGTCGACGGTGTCGAGATTCGCTTGGGGAGGCCATCCTTCTGCGGCGCGGAGCACTTGGTCATGGATGCCGAGCTCGACCCTGAGGCCTCCGTCGTGGCCTTCAGCAAGGGCGCCGAAAGATTTGTCATTTCCGTGCGTCAGGGCCTGCGTCCGGACGCAAAGGCTGTCATCGCTGCCTTGCAGGCCCGCAAGATCGGCGTCGAGATCCTGTCCGGCGATCGCGAGGCGGCGGTGACGGCGGCCGCTCGCGCGCTCGGCATCGTGGAATGGCGCGCCGGTGTCACGCCCGCCGACAAGATCGCGCGGATCGAAGAGCTGAAGGCGCGGGGCATGAAGGTGCTCATGGTCGGGGACGGCATGAACGATGCGCCCTCACTCGCTGCCGCGCACGTCTCGATGTCGCCGATCTCGGCCGCGCATTTGAGCCAGGCGACCGCCGATCTCGTCTTCCTCGGCAAGCCTCTGGCCCCGGTCGTGGTCGCGATCGATTTCTCGCGCAAGGCGCTGCATCTGATGCGGCAGAATCTGTGGCTGGCGATCGGCTATAATTTCCTCGCCGTGCCGATCGCGATCAGTGGTATCGTCACCCCGCTGATTGCGGCGGCCGCGATGAGCGGCTCGTCCATCCTGGTCATGTTGAACGCGCTGCGGGCGCGCAATGCCGCGCGGAGGATCTGA
- a CDS encoding cupin domain-containing protein, which translates to MPTNSKLSRAIWPSLALAGAIALTAQPALAGECPADKMKPNARQMVDTKPVGVTDVTLGSINLEKQPANIRDRELRFRKLTIEPGGIVPWHSHDDRPALIFVQQGEIVEYASNCVDPIVHKAGDLRPEVFGTSHWWKNLGKETVILYVGDVRKDPHDHNM; encoded by the coding sequence ATGCCCACGAACTCCAAACTCTCGCGCGCAATCTGGCCCAGCCTTGCTCTCGCCGGGGCCATCGCGCTCACCGCGCAGCCAGCCCTTGCCGGCGAATGCCCGGCCGACAAGATGAAGCCGAACGCGCGCCAGATGGTCGACACCAAGCCGGTCGGCGTTACCGACGTCACGCTCGGCTCCATCAACCTCGAAAAGCAGCCGGCCAACATCAGGGATCGCGAGCTGCGCTTCCGCAAGCTGACCATCGAGCCCGGCGGCATCGTGCCCTGGCATAGCCATGACGACCGGCCGGCGCTGATCTTTGTGCAGCAGGGCGAGATCGTCGAATACGCCTCCAACTGCGTCGATCCGATCGTGCACAAGGCCGGCGATCTCAGGCCCGAAGTGTTCGGCACCTCGCACTGGTGGAAGAACCTCGGCAAGGAGACCGTGATCCTCTATGTCGGCGACGTCCGCAAGGATCCGCACGACCACAACATGTGA
- the ccoP gene encoding cytochrome-c oxidase, cbb3-type subunit III, producing MTDHSEVDTVTGKSTTGHEWDGIKELNTPLPRWWVISFYLTIIWSIGYWIVYPAWPLISGYTSGVLGYSTRASLAVELANLEKARGEKMATLAVASLADIEKDPALLALARAKGRTVFGDNCAPCHGSGASGSKGFPNLNDDDWLWGGTLDQIMQTIQYGVRSGHSKTHEGQMLAFGKDGVLKADEIVTVANHVRSLAGLSTRQGFDAAKGEKLFADNCVSCHGEGGKGNQEMGAPNLTDKIWLYGSDESALVETISNGRSGVMPAWEGRLDPATIKAMAVYVHSLGGGK from the coding sequence ATGACCGATCATAGCGAAGTCGATACCGTCACCGGCAAGTCTACGACCGGACACGAATGGGACGGCATCAAGGAGCTCAACACGCCGCTGCCGCGCTGGTGGGTGATCAGCTTCTACCTCACCATCATCTGGTCGATCGGCTACTGGATCGTCTATCCGGCCTGGCCGCTGATCTCCGGCTATACGTCCGGCGTGCTCGGCTATTCGACACGCGCCAGTCTCGCCGTGGAACTCGCCAATCTCGAAAAGGCCCGCGGCGAGAAGATGGCAACGCTGGCGGTGGCCTCGCTTGCCGATATCGAGAAGGACCCGGCACTGCTTGCACTGGCGCGCGCCAAGGGCAGGACCGTGTTCGGCGACAATTGCGCGCCGTGCCATGGCAGCGGAGCATCCGGCTCGAAGGGCTTCCCCAATCTGAACGACGACGACTGGCTGTGGGGCGGAACCCTCGACCAGATCATGCAGACCATCCAGTACGGCGTGCGGTCCGGTCACTCCAAGACCCATGAAGGCCAGATGCTCGCTTTCGGCAAGGACGGCGTGCTCAAGGCCGACGAGATCGTGACGGTCGCCAACCACGTCCGGTCGCTGGCGGGGCTGTCGACGCGGCAGGGCTTTGACGCGGCCAAGGGCGAAAAACTCTTTGCCGACAATTGCGTGTCCTGTCACGGCGAGGGCGGCAAGGGCAACCAGGAGATGGGCGCCCCCAACCTGACCGACAAGATCTGGCTCTACGGCTCCGACGAATCCGCTCTGGTCGAGACCATCAGCAACGGCCGCTCCGGCGTCATGCCCGCCTGGGAAGGCCGGCTCGACCCCGCCACCATCAAGGCGATGGCGGTCTACGTCCACTCGCTGGGCGGTGGAAAGTAG
- the ccoS gene encoding cbb3-type cytochrome oxidase assembly protein CcoS: MEILVILVPLALALGLTGLAAFLWSLRSGQYDDLDGAAWRAIADDEPPPERKADLAQAKR, from the coding sequence ATGGAAATCCTGGTCATCCTGGTTCCGCTGGCGCTGGCCTTGGGGCTCACCGGCCTCGCCGCCTTCCTCTGGTCGCTCCGGAGCGGCCAGTATGACGATCTCGACGGCGCCGCCTGGCGGGCGATTGCAGACGACGAGCCGCCGCCGGAGAGGAAAGCCGACCTCGCGCAGGCCAAGCGCTAG
- a CDS encoding FixH family protein has translation MLVAFFGLVIGVNVTMMKLAIATLPGTEVDSAYSASLAYEKEIMAAREQAARKWQVEARIQRQGDGGAVVQLEARDANGRPMTGLTFKGTLERPIDKRADLPVELSEVGIGIYRGSASAVAPGQWDLVIEADARGQRMFQSRNRVILN, from the coding sequence ATGCTGGTGGCCTTCTTCGGCCTCGTGATTGGCGTCAACGTCACCATGATGAAGCTCGCCATCGCGACGCTTCCCGGCACCGAGGTCGACAGCGCCTATAGTGCCAGCCTTGCCTATGAGAAGGAGATCATGGCGGCGCGCGAGCAGGCGGCGCGCAAATGGCAGGTCGAGGCGCGCATCCAGCGTCAGGGCGACGGCGGTGCCGTCGTCCAGCTCGAAGCGCGCGACGCCAACGGGCGGCCAATGACCGGCCTGACCTTCAAGGGAACGCTGGAGCGGCCGATCGACAAGCGTGCCGACCTGCCTGTGGAGCTTTCGGAGGTCGGCATTGGCATCTATCGCGGCAGCGCCAGCGCGGTCGCGCCCGGTCAGTGGGATCTCGTGATCGAAGCCGATGCGCGCGGGCAGCGCATGTTCCAGTCGCGTAACCGTGTGATCCTGAACTGA
- a CDS encoding peroxiredoxin-like family protein produces the protein MTSLSPADAERLKLAFQRCRDMEGPLNEQLRAYADAGREIFPAYGDAVDRLVERLGQNGGGENAPRPGEVMPPFVLPDDRGHLVALPSLLKRGPVAVMFFRGHWCPYCRLNVRAVIQAQDRINAVGAQIVAIMPETQEYTEKFRDDSGASFPVLTDLDNGYALSLNLAIWLGAEIQQLLSYQDMAKFHGNDGWMLPIPAVFVVGRDGLVKARFVDPDFRKRMEIDHLLEALESASREN, from the coding sequence ATGACGTCCCTATCACCAGCCGATGCTGAGCGGCTCAAGCTTGCCTTTCAGCGCTGCCGCGACATGGAGGGCCCGCTGAACGAACAGCTCCGTGCCTATGCGGACGCGGGCCGCGAGATCTTTCCAGCCTATGGCGATGCGGTCGATCGCCTGGTGGAGCGGCTGGGCCAGAACGGCGGCGGCGAGAATGCGCCGCGTCCGGGCGAGGTCATGCCGCCCTTTGTGCTGCCCGACGATCGCGGGCACCTGGTCGCGCTGCCCTCGCTGCTGAAGCGCGGACCGGTCGCGGTGATGTTCTTTCGCGGGCACTGGTGTCCTTACTGCCGGTTGAACGTCCGCGCGGTGATCCAGGCGCAGGACCGGATCAATGCGGTGGGCGCACAGATCGTCGCGATCATGCCGGAGACGCAGGAATACACCGAGAAGTTCAGGGACGATTCGGGCGCGTCGTTTCCGGTGCTGACCGATCTCGACAACGGCTATGCGCTGTCACTCAATCTGGCGATCTGGCTCGGCGCCGAGATCCAGCAGTTGTTGTCCTATCAGGACATGGCAAAGTTTCACGGCAACGACGGCTGGATGCTGCCGATACCGGCCGTGTTCGTCGTCGGCCGCGACGGCCTCGTCAAGGCCCGCTTCGTCGATCCTGATTTCCGCAAGCGCATGGAGATCGATCACCTGCTCGAGGCGCTGGAGAGCGCGAGCAGGGAGAATTAG
- a CDS encoding MFS transporter encodes MTDLSAPMKPSEMAMHEHSPGVVLRSLVIGLTAFLTVVDLFATQAILPSLTRHYGVSPAAMGVAVNASTFGMAISGLVVGFFSPRIDRRLGILLSLTLLAIPTSLLAVAPNLAVFTGLRIAQGLCMASAFALTLAHLGEQCSAMDAGGAFAAYITGNVASNLIGRLISAAVADSLGLSWNFYFFAALNLAGAVLVYFTIHRVQPMHAMTLTASPLDAMRAHWRNPRLRAAFGIGFCILFAFIGTFTFVNFVLVRPPLSLGVMDLGLVYFVFLPSVVTTLFAGKVAARIGTRPTIWGALTVAAFGLPLMLSSHLAEVLTGMVLVGVGTFFAQAAATGFVGQAAAENRGVASGTYLACYFCGGLVGTAVLGRLFDAFGWTACVAGVGAALAAAAWLTFSLRDMR; translated from the coding sequence ATGACCGATCTGTCTGCACCCATGAAGCCGTCCGAGATGGCGATGCACGAACACTCGCCCGGTGTCGTCCTCCGTTCACTCGTGATCGGGCTGACCGCGTTCCTGACCGTCGTCGACCTGTTCGCGACGCAGGCGATCCTCCCGTCGCTGACCCGCCATTACGGCGTGAGCCCGGCGGCGATGGGCGTTGCGGTCAATGCCAGCACGTTTGGCATGGCGATATCGGGGCTCGTGGTCGGCTTCTTCAGCCCGCGCATCGATCGACGCCTCGGAATATTGCTCAGCCTCACGCTGCTTGCGATTCCGACGAGCCTGCTCGCGGTGGCGCCCAACCTCGCCGTCTTCACGGGCCTGCGCATCGCGCAAGGCCTGTGCATGGCGTCGGCCTTTGCGCTGACGCTCGCCCATCTCGGCGAGCAGTGCAGCGCAATGGACGCCGGCGGCGCCTTTGCCGCCTATATCACCGGCAACGTCGCCAGCAATCTGATCGGACGGCTGATCTCGGCCGCCGTCGCCGACAGTCTTGGACTGTCCTGGAATTTCTACTTCTTCGCAGCGCTCAATCTCGCCGGCGCGGTGCTGGTCTATTTCACCATCCATCGTGTCCAGCCGATGCATGCCATGACGCTCACGGCGTCTCCGCTCGACGCCATGCGCGCGCATTGGCGCAATCCCCGGCTGCGCGCCGCTTTCGGGATCGGCTTCTGCATCCTGTTCGCTTTCATCGGCACCTTCACCTTCGTCAATTTCGTGCTGGTGCGGCCCCCGCTGTCGCTGGGCGTGATGGACCTTGGCCTGGTCTATTTCGTCTTCCTGCCTTCGGTCGTCACCACCCTGTTCGCCGGCAAGGTCGCCGCGCGCATCGGAACACGGCCGACGATTTGGGGCGCGCTCACTGTTGCAGCCTTCGGCCTGCCGCTGATGCTGAGCTCGCATCTGGCGGAAGTGCTGACCGGTATGGTCCTGGTCGGCGTCGGCACCTTCTTCGCGCAGGCTGCCGCGACCGGCTTCGTCGGACAGGCTGCGGCGGAGAACCGCGGCGTCGCCAGCGGCACCTACCTCGCCTGTTATTTCTGCGGCGGGCTGGTCGGCACGGCCGTGCTCGGCCGTCTCTTCGACGCCTTCGGATGGACGGCGTGCGTTGCCGGCGTTGGCGCGGCGCTCGCGGCCGCCGCGTGGCTGACGTTCAGCCTGCGAGATATGCGCTAG
- a CDS encoding patatin-like phospholipase family protein produces the protein MNGMQGNTQKIRSKDLPGQVVLVLQGGGALGSYQAGVYQALHEAGIEPDWIIGTSIGAINASLIAGNEPRDRLARLREFWKRMEQNPIWDLRTAFPGFNEKLSYWSTVTNGIPGFFRPNPLAHAGDSFPLGADHAGFYSTAPLEKTLNELVDFNLVNRCTPRLTVGAAHVRTSQMRYFDSRDGELTVKHVMASGALPPAFPAVRIDGELYWDGGILSNTPTEAVFDDNPRKNSLIFAVHLWNPVGSEPTTMAEVLNRHKDVQYSSRIASQIARQQQAHRLRHVINQLAARLPESERSNPAVRELMSYGCPTRMHVVRLLAPQLDRETHTKDIDFSPSGIMRRWDAGYAHTRSVLARKPWEGEFDPLSGVVLHDNPDILPVAAE, from the coding sequence ATGAACGGCATGCAGGGCAATACGCAAAAGATCAGGTCAAAAGACCTGCCGGGCCAGGTCGTGCTGGTGCTGCAGGGCGGCGGCGCGCTCGGCTCCTACCAGGCCGGCGTCTACCAGGCGCTGCACGAAGCCGGCATCGAGCCGGACTGGATCATCGGAACCTCGATCGGCGCCATCAATGCGAGCCTGATCGCGGGCAACGAGCCGCGGGACCGGCTCGCGCGCCTGAGAGAGTTTTGGAAACGGATGGAGCAGAATCCGATCTGGGACTTGCGCACCGCATTTCCCGGCTTCAACGAAAAACTCAGCTATTGGTCGACTGTCACCAACGGCATTCCCGGCTTCTTCAGGCCCAACCCGCTGGCGCATGCCGGCGATTCCTTTCCGCTCGGCGCCGATCACGCGGGCTTCTATTCCACTGCGCCGCTAGAGAAAACGCTGAACGAGCTCGTCGACTTCAACCTCGTCAATCGCTGCACGCCGCGGCTCACCGTCGGCGCCGCGCATGTGCGCACCAGCCAGATGCGCTATTTCGACAGTCGCGACGGCGAATTGACGGTGAAGCACGTCATGGCTTCCGGCGCGCTGCCGCCGGCGTTTCCGGCCGTGCGTATCGACGGCGAGCTTTATTGGGACGGCGGCATTCTCTCCAACACGCCGACCGAGGCGGTGTTCGATGACAATCCGCGTAAGAATTCGCTGATCTTCGCCGTGCATCTCTGGAATCCCGTCGGCAGCGAACCGACCACGATGGCGGAGGTGCTGAACCGCCACAAGGACGTGCAGTATTCCAGCCGCATCGCGAGCCAGATCGCGCGCCAGCAGCAGGCGCATCGCCTGCGTCACGTCATCAACCAGTTGGCGGCACGGCTTCCCGAGAGCGAGCGGAGCAATCCGGCGGTGCGCGAGTTGATGAGCTATGGCTGCCCGACGCGCATGCATGTGGTGCGGCTGCTTGCTCCGCAGCTCGACCGCGAGACCCACACCAAGGATATCGACTTCAGCCCCTCCGGCATCATGCGGCGCTGGGACGCCGGCTACGCCCACACCCGGTCCGTGCTGGCACGCAAGCCGTGGGAAGGCGAGTTCGACCCGCTCTCCGGCGTGGTGCTGCACGATAATCCTGATATCCTGCCAGTCGCAGCGGAGTAG
- a CDS encoding LysR family transcriptional regulator, with protein sequence MEMHQVRYFLAVAQLLNFTRAAEECNVTQPSLTRAIKQLEAELGGDLFRRERPAAQLTELGQRMHPLLKQCYEAAAGARSLASSFRSGEIGALRIALTHAIDLALLIPHLNQIRRQFNRLEFRFLRGTSREVAEYLKKGEAELGIAAEIDEAWERLDVWPLFTEGFELVVSKSHRLSGHDTIEFDDLRAEQFLSRGYCEHAERISANLREHGIDVDHSHEISSERDLIELVEADIGVAMVPHTSPMPDGVKRTAVAGLDARRTVNLYGVAGRQRTAVANAVMRMLRGADWREIAG encoded by the coding sequence ATGGAAATGCACCAGGTCCGCTACTTCCTTGCGGTCGCGCAACTCCTCAACTTCACCCGCGCCGCCGAGGAATGTAACGTGACGCAGCCCTCGCTGACGCGGGCGATCAAGCAGCTCGAGGCGGAGCTTGGCGGCGACCTGTTTCGCCGCGAGCGGCCGGCCGCGCAACTGACCGAGCTCGGCCAGCGCATGCATCCGCTGCTAAAGCAGTGCTATGAGGCCGCCGCCGGTGCGCGCTCGCTCGCCTCCTCCTTCAGAAGCGGCGAGATCGGCGCGCTGCGCATTGCGCTAACGCACGCGATCGATCTTGCGCTGCTGATTCCCCATCTCAACCAGATCCGGCGGCAGTTCAACCGGCTCGAATTCCGTTTCCTGCGCGGCACCAGCCGCGAGGTCGCCGAATATCTGAAGAAGGGCGAGGCCGAGCTCGGCATTGCCGCCGAGATCGACGAGGCCTGGGAGCGGCTCGACGTCTGGCCGCTGTTCACTGAGGGCTTTGAGCTCGTGGTCAGCAAGAGCCATCGGCTCTCAGGGCATGACACGATCGAGTTCGATGACCTGCGTGCGGAGCAATTCCTGAGCCGCGGCTACTGCGAGCATGCCGAGCGCATCTCGGCGAATCTGCGTGAGCACGGCATCGACGTCGACCACAGCCATGAGATTTCTTCGGAGCGCGACCTCATCGAGCTGGTGGAGGCCGACATCGGCGTCGCGATGGTGCCGCACACCTCGCCGATGCCGGATGGCGTGAAGCGAACCGCCGTCGCAGGGCTGGACGCCCGCCGCACCGTCAACCTCTACGGCGTCGCCGGCCGCCAGCGCACCGCAGTCGCCAACGCAGTGATGCGCATGCTGCGCGGCGCGGATTGGCGGGAAATTGCGGGCTAG
- a CDS encoding oxygenase MpaB family protein: MISENDLETALDHIRSKAAGSTAGIFGPTSLTWRIDREAVIFLGAGRALLLQLAHPWVATAIAEHSRTLADPIGRFHRTFDVMFTMVFGSLDQALTASRKLHRRHATIVGRLPDAIGSFEANSRYCANEAAALRWVHATLVESAAMAHDLVFPPLSTDDRERYWAESRLFAAMFGLTPGDLPADWQSFRAYTEAMVRSDVLTVGTAAREVSGQILGGVGRPWLRPPKWYQALTARMLPKQLVAGFGLDCDEADDRAADRALTWIRRVYPRLPDRLRYVGPYQEAQARLQGRPQPGWMTRCLNKAWIGRSSIG, encoded by the coding sequence GTGATTTCCGAGAATGACCTGGAGACTGCACTCGATCATATTAGGAGCAAGGCAGCTGGATCGACGGCGGGTATTTTTGGACCGACCTCGCTGACCTGGCGAATTGACCGAGAGGCCGTGATTTTTCTCGGAGCCGGCCGCGCGCTGCTGCTTCAACTGGCGCATCCGTGGGTCGCTACGGCCATCGCCGAGCACTCCAGGACGCTCGCTGATCCGATCGGTCGCTTCCATCGAACCTTCGACGTCATGTTTACGATGGTATTCGGCTCGCTCGATCAGGCGCTGACGGCTTCCCGCAAGCTGCATCGGCGTCACGCCACGATCGTCGGCCGCTTGCCGGACGCCATCGGGTCGTTTGAAGCGAATTCGCGCTATTGTGCCAACGAAGCCGCGGCGCTGCGTTGGGTTCACGCCACTCTCGTCGAGAGCGCGGCGATGGCGCACGATCTCGTCTTTCCGCCGCTCTCGACCGACGATCGCGAGCGATACTGGGCCGAATCCCGGCTTTTTGCAGCAATGTTCGGGCTGACCCCGGGCGACCTGCCGGCGGATTGGCAATCATTTCGCGCGTACACTGAAGCCATGGTCCGCTCGGATGTTTTGACCGTCGGCACCGCGGCGCGCGAGGTGTCTGGACAAATTCTCGGGGGCGTCGGACGGCCCTGGCTGCGTCCGCCCAAATGGTACCAGGCGCTGACGGCCCGGATGTTGCCGAAGCAACTGGTCGCGGGTTTTGGGTTGGATTGTGACGAAGCCGACGACAGAGCGGCGGACCGCGCGCTCACATGGATACGACGCGTGTATCCCCGATTGCCTGATCGGCTGCGTTATGTCGGTCCCTATCAGGAAGCGCAGGCGCGACTCCAGGGCAGGCCGCAGCCCGGCTGGATGACGCGATGTCTCAACAAGGCCTGGATCGGACGGTCTTCGATTGGATGA